TCGACCGCATCCGATCGCTGTTCGCAGAGACCAATGAGGCGAAGGCGCGCGGCTACCAGCCGGGTCGATTCAGCTTCAACGTCAAGGGCGGTCGCTGCGAGGCGTGCTCGGGTGACGGCACCATCAAGATCGAGATGAACTTCCTGCCCGACGTGTACGTCGACTGCGAGGTGTGCCACGGCCAGCGCTACAACCGCGACACGCTGACCGTGCACTACAAGGGCAAGAACATCGCCGAGGTCCTGAACATGCCGATCTCCGAGGCGGCGGACTTCTTCGAGCCCATTCAGGCGATCCACCGATATCTCAAGACGCTCGTGGACGTCGGTCTCGGCTACGTCCGGCTGGGGCAGTCTGCGACCACGCTCTCGGGCGGCGAGGCGCAGCGCGTCAAGCTCGCGACGGAACTGCAGCGACGCTCCAACGGCCGGACGATCTACGTCCTCGACGAGCCGACGACGGGTCTCCACTTCGAAGACGTCCAGCGGCTCCTCGAAGTCCTCAACAGCCTGGTCGACAAGGGGAACTCGGTGCTCGTCATCGAACACAACCTCGATGTGATCAAATCCTCCGATTGGGTCATCGACCTGGGTCCGGAAGGAGGCTCCGGCGGCGGCACGATCGTCGCGACCGGCACACCGGAGCAGGTCGCTGCGGTGCCCGAAAGCCACACGGGGCAGTTCCTCGCCGAGCTCCTGGATGTGGCGCCCGCGCGCAAGGCGGGCTGACGTGGCATCCGCTCTTCCCTACAAGCCGAAGCCGGGGGAGATCCCCACGGACCCGGGGGTGTATCGCTTCCTGGACAGCGACGGTCGCATCCTCTACGTCGGCAAAGCGAAGAACCTCCGGGCTCGACTGTCGAACTACTTCGCTCCGCTTCATACACTGCATGAGCGCACGCGTCGGATGGTCACCACGGCCGCGAAGGTGGAGTGGACGGTCGTGGCGACCGACATCGACTCGCTGCAGCTCGAGTACACGTGGATCCAGGAGTACTCACCGCCGTTCAACGTCCGGTACAAAGACGACAAGTCCTACCCGTACATGGCCGTGACGTTGGCCGACGAGGCTCCTCGCGTCATCGTGACGCGCAACCGGCGGATCCGTGGGGCGAAGTACTTCGGGCCGTATCCCAAGGTCTGGGCGGTTCACGACACGATCGATCAGCTCATCAAGGTGTTCCCGATCCGCACCTGCAGCGATTCCTCGTACAAGAAGGCCATGGCGTCGGGACGACCCTGCTTTCCCGGTCAGATCGGACGGTGCGGTGGCCCGTGCTCGATGAAGGTCACGATCGACGAGCACCGTGCGATCGTCGGCGACTTCATCGCCTTCATGTCGGGAAGCGACAAGCAGTACACGAAGCGGATGGAGGCCCGGATGCGGGAGGCCGCCGCCGCCATGGACTACGAGGCGGCCGCGTCGTATCGAGACAAGCTGCAGGCTCTCGACGCCGTCCTCAACCGCAGCGCGCTGGTGTTGACCGAGGACACGGATGCCGACCTGTTCGGCGTGGCGGAGGATGAGCTGTCCGCTGCGGTGCAGCACTTCATCGTTCGCGGGGGGCGTGTCCGTGGTGTGCGGGCAACGACGATCGACAAGGAACTCGACATCTCGGGCCCCGACCTCGTCGACCAGATCCTCCAGCGGGCGTACGGAGCTGCCGGCGCGGAGGACATCCCGCGTCAGGTGCTCGTCCCGACGATGCCGGACGACTCGGCGGAGCTGGAGGAGTGGCTGCAGTCCCGTCGCGGCAAGAAGGTGTCGGTCCAGATCGCGCAACGCGGGCAGAAGGCCGACCTCATGAGGACGGCGACGATCAATGCGCAACAGGCTCTCATGCTGCACAAAACCCGCCGGACGAGCGACTACACGTCGCGCACCAAGGCCCTGACCGACCTGCAAGAAGCGCTCGGCATGACCGAGGCCCCCCTCCGGATCGAGTGCTTCGACGTCTCGCATCTCGGCGGAACGGGCGTCGTCGCCTCGATGGTCGTGTTCGA
This DNA window, taken from Microbacterium sp. MM2322, encodes the following:
- the uvrC gene encoding excinuclease ABC subunit UvrC produces the protein MASALPYKPKPGEIPTDPGVYRFLDSDGRILYVGKAKNLRARLSNYFAPLHTLHERTRRMVTTAAKVEWTVVATDIDSLQLEYTWIQEYSPPFNVRYKDDKSYPYMAVTLADEAPRVIVTRNRRIRGAKYFGPYPKVWAVHDTIDQLIKVFPIRTCSDSSYKKAMASGRPCFPGQIGRCGGPCSMKVTIDEHRAIVGDFIAFMSGSDKQYTKRMEARMREAAAAMDYEAAASYRDKLQALDAVLNRSALVLTEDTDADLFGVAEDELSAAVQHFIVRGGRVRGVRATTIDKELDISGPDLVDQILQRAYGAAGAEDIPRQVLVPTMPDDSAELEEWLQSRRGKKVSVQIAQRGQKADLMRTATINAQQALMLHKTRRTSDYTSRTKALTDLQEALGMTEAPLRIECFDVSHLGGTGVVASMVVFEDGLPRKDQYRSFSVSETTDDTDSMYQVLMRRLAHIDRDEAEQEAIDPMADGEVDATRKRPRFAYRPQLLLVDGGQPQVQAAARALRDAGHAEIALCGIAKRLEEVWLPDDDFPVILPRSSEALYLLQRLRDEAHRFAITHQRKKRGRDITTVLADIPGLGEARIKALLRHFGSVSKLKQASPEEIQELPGIGPRLASSIHSRLATGSVAAPSGG